In Janibacter sp. CX7, a single genomic region encodes these proteins:
- a CDS encoding helix-turn-helix domain-containing protein: MPRKFVPLTEVSEVLGVSAAQAYALVRSGELPAIKVGGRGQWRVEVDELDAYIERMYAQTREFVAKGGREA; encoded by the coding sequence ATGCCACGCAAGTTCGTCCCGCTCACCGAGGTCTCCGAGGTCCTCGGGGTCTCCGCCGCACAGGCCTATGCCCTCGTGCGCAGCGGTGAGCTGCCGGCGATCAAGGTCGGTGGCCGCGGGCAGTGGCGGGTCGAGGTCGACGAGCTCGACGCCTACATCGAGCGGATGTACGCGCAGACCCGCGAGTTCGTCGCCAAGGGCGGCCGCGAGGCCTGA
- a CDS encoding LysM domain-containing protein has protein sequence MDAVHGSTGTRARGPRAGVPGDGVDEAGGSRAGSAPGGARDAVRGVLGALVTVAALPGGIALTVATSTGGWRLVIGASGPGGDPAAAIAGLAALIAAIIAGWLTLSLALVLLAGLPGRAGALARIARDRVTPAIVRRWAAIVLGASVTATVVPGTAVAAVRVVEASEPPSPGWRPAAAPSSSTPPSASPSSSASPSSASPGTTSGPSTAPAPGWAPRPTATPSPTTAATPTTAPETSPSSSSPASPTTSPTASPTTHPARRVTVTPPTPGWTPSRPPARQRTDPTLLTGRPRPASSSEVVVRRGDTLWSIVAARLGPGATAAEIAATWPRWHAANAAVIGPDPHLLLPGVRLAPPTDHDAPGTVPATEGTR, from the coding sequence GTGGACGCAGTGCACGGATCGACGGGCACGAGGGCGAGGGGCCCGCGGGCGGGCGTGCCCGGCGACGGGGTGGACGAGGCCGGAGGCAGCCGCGCCGGCAGCGCGCCCGGTGGTGCCCGGGACGCGGTACGCGGGGTGCTCGGCGCCCTCGTGACGGTTGCCGCGCTGCCGGGCGGCATCGCCCTCACCGTCGCCACCTCAACCGGGGGCTGGCGCCTCGTCATCGGGGCGAGCGGCCCCGGCGGTGACCCGGCCGCTGCGATCGCCGGGCTCGCGGCCCTCATCGCCGCGATCATCGCCGGGTGGCTCACCCTCTCGCTCGCGCTCGTCCTGCTGGCCGGCCTGCCCGGTCGCGCCGGCGCCCTGGCCCGCATAGCCCGCGACCGGGTGACCCCCGCGATCGTGCGGCGCTGGGCGGCGATCGTCCTCGGCGCCTCGGTCACGGCGACCGTCGTCCCCGGCACCGCGGTCGCCGCCGTCCGGGTCGTCGAGGCGAGCGAGCCGCCCTCCCCCGGCTGGCGCCCCGCAGCGGCACCGTCGTCGTCCACACCGCCGTCTGCGTCACCCTCGTCATCCGCATCACCGTCGTCCGCGTCGCCGGGAACCACGTCCGGGCCCAGCACGGCACCGGCCCCGGGCTGGGCCCCGCGTCCGACGGCCACGCCCTCCCCCACGACCGCCGCGACTCCCACGACCGCCCCGGAGACCTCGCCGTCCTCCTCATCGCCGGCGTCGCCGACGACGTCACCCACCGCATCGCCCACGACGCATCCCGCGAGACGGGTGACGGTGACGCCCCCAACGCCCGGATGGACCCCGAGCCGACCCCCGGCCCGCCAGCGCACCGACCCCACGCTGCTCACGGGGCGACCGCGACCGGCGAGCTCGTCCGAGGTCGTCGTGCGGCGTGGCGACACCCTGTGGAGCATCGTCGCCGCCCGCCTGGGCCCCGGGGCGACAGCTGCCGAGATCGCCGCCACCTGGCCCCGCTGGCACGCGGCCAATGCGGCCGTCATCGGCCCCGACCCGCACCTGCTCCTGCCCGGCGTCCGCCTGGCACCACCGACCGACCACGACGCCCCGGGCACCGTCCCGGCCACCGAGGGGACCCGATGA
- a CDS encoding P-loop NTPase, whose translation MATTVLTALGHDWEGRMVEVVGQLPGVTVGRRCVDLADLLAAASAGLGDVALVSADLRGLDRDALAHLRAAGVAVVGAGPDGQEAPERHLRQLGIERYVHVGTPREDLVDVLTSAAVTGAPFAGGEQETWPGEDPPTAPIVPVTEATPDPQEPPARGRIIAVWGPTGAPGRSTLAVNLASELAALGRPVVLVDLDTYGAAVAQLLSVLDEAPGIAAAARASELGTLDLPALARLAVEVSPRFRVVTGIPTPSRWPEVRAAAVEQIIELCRSLAPFVVLDCGFGIEDDEELSYDTTAPRRNATTLTALAEADELLLVGAADPVGLQRMVRAVQAVGQVASPTPRPVVNRLRAGSVGPDPRRRVAESMERFAGLEDITFLPDDQASVDAAVLAGHTLAEAAPGSPLRAAIAGLAADLLGVAAPSAPARPRRRLLRRA comes from the coding sequence ATGGCAACCACGGTCCTCACCGCCCTCGGCCACGACTGGGAGGGGCGCATGGTCGAGGTCGTCGGCCAGCTGCCCGGCGTGACCGTCGGCCGCCGCTGCGTCGACCTCGCCGACCTGCTCGCCGCCGCCTCCGCCGGACTGGGCGACGTCGCCCTCGTCTCGGCCGACCTGCGCGGCCTCGACCGCGACGCGCTGGCCCACCTGCGCGCGGCGGGCGTCGCCGTCGTCGGCGCCGGACCGGACGGGCAGGAGGCCCCCGAGCGGCACCTGCGCCAGCTCGGCATCGAGCGATACGTGCACGTGGGCACCCCGCGCGAGGACCTCGTCGACGTCCTCACCTCGGCCGCGGTGACGGGGGCTCCCTTCGCCGGTGGAGAGCAGGAGACGTGGCCGGGGGAGGACCCGCCGACCGCACCCATCGTCCCCGTCACCGAGGCGACGCCCGACCCGCAGGAGCCGCCCGCACGCGGCCGCATCATCGCGGTCTGGGGACCGACCGGGGCACCCGGGCGCAGCACCCTCGCGGTCAACCTCGCCAGCGAGCTCGCCGCCCTCGGCCGACCCGTCGTGCTCGTCGACCTCGACACCTACGGCGCCGCGGTCGCCCAGCTGCTCAGCGTGCTCGACGAGGCCCCCGGCATCGCGGCCGCGGCCCGCGCCTCGGAGCTCGGCACGCTCGATCTGCCCGCCCTGGCCCGGCTCGCGGTCGAGGTCTCGCCACGGTTTCGCGTCGTCACCGGCATCCCGACCCCGAGCCGCTGGCCGGAGGTGCGGGCCGCGGCGGTCGAGCAGATCATCGAGCTGTGCCGGTCGCTGGCTCCCTTCGTCGTGCTCGACTGCGGCTTCGGCATCGAGGACGACGAAGAGCTCAGCTACGACACCACCGCGCCACGCCGCAACGCGACGACGCTGACCGCGCTCGCCGAGGCCGACGAGCTGCTGCTCGTCGGCGCCGCCGACCCGGTCGGCCTGCAGCGCATGGTGCGGGCCGTGCAGGCCGTCGGCCAGGTCGCCTCGCCGACGCCGCGGCCGGTGGTCAACCGGCTGCGCGCGGGGTCCGTGGGCCCCGACCCGCGGCGCCGGGTCGCCGAGTCGATGGAGCGCTTCGCGGGGCTCGAGGACATCACCTTCCTGCCCGACGACCAGGCGAGCGTCGACGCCGCCGTGCTCGCCGGTCACACCCTCGCCGAGGCCGCCCCGGGCAGTCCGCTGCGGGCGGCGATCGCCGGTCTCGCCGCCGACCTGCTCGGCGTCGCGGCGCCCTCGGCGCCCGCTCGTCCGCGGCGTCGGCTGCTGCGGCGCGCCTGA
- a CDS encoding SAF domain-containing protein produces the protein MSALPTPTARRLTKPSWKDTRLLVGILLVLLSIVIGAVAMSAADDRVGMWAAAGPLTPGQTIEEGDLQRVDVQLGDAQGDYLMSNERLPNGAVVDREVREGELVPRAAVVNPTELDVQRVAVHVDPAYLSNLVKGSRVTVFTATPQAKGEDAPAGSDEPEYEEFIRRATVHELPRSGGVMSSGSRSSVIIVVPADKVTELLSRDTRDTPIRLAIEAGSPEARD, from the coding sequence GTGAGCGCCCTGCCCACACCCACCGCGCGCCGTCTGACCAAGCCGTCGTGGAAGGACACCCGCCTGCTCGTCGGGATCCTGCTCGTGCTGCTCTCGATCGTCATCGGTGCCGTGGCCATGAGCGCGGCCGACGACCGCGTCGGCATGTGGGCCGCCGCCGGTCCGCTCACCCCCGGTCAGACGATCGAGGAGGGCGACCTCCAGCGGGTCGACGTCCAGCTCGGCGACGCGCAGGGCGACTACCTGATGTCCAACGAACGCCTGCCCAACGGCGCCGTCGTCGACCGCGAGGTCCGCGAGGGCGAGCTCGTGCCGCGCGCGGCGGTGGTCAACCCCACCGAGCTCGATGTGCAGCGGGTCGCGGTCCACGTCGACCCCGCCTACCTGAGCAACCTCGTCAAGGGGTCGCGGGTGACCGTCTTCACCGCCACCCCCCAGGCGAAGGGGGAGGACGCGCCGGCCGGCAGCGACGAGCCCGAGTACGAGGAGTTCATCCGCCGTGCCACGGTCCACGAGCTGCCCCGCAGTGGCGGTGTCATGAGCAGCGGGTCGCGCTCGTCGGTGATCATCGTCGTGCCGGCGGACAAGGTCACCGAGCTGCTCTCCCGCGACACCCGGGACACACCGATCCGCCTGGCGATCGAGGCCGGCAGCCCCGAGGCCCGCGACTGA